A region of Ornithodoros turicata isolate Travis chromosome 5, ASM3712646v1, whole genome shotgun sequence DNA encodes the following proteins:
- the LOC135394897 gene encoding rho GTPase-activating protein 6-like isoform X1: MGVTDAERSGKGLQRSTTTMSSSKLSNVPRKLWRSRAKSQSRVSSFSACSWTPEGGCRWRGRTGGRLTLRPTTLLALSGVEASGLRPLALGKLQSLGIGCKVDIPKEDSTEVTKTRRRPALLRRKAITTSFFESRKESDIPSAQVFGVPLPQVIQSDRLRFPADSAASDFADLGLVRGDDPTTETLSRRSDNASESSLSSLVDFSLEDDVLATHRLSHASSAFGSSSALDSMDRQRESSSDDDGLTVQGPQVPRVVRSCLRYLQDFGLTTVGIFRVSSSKRRVRQLREEFDSGREVHLEQERPQAHDVAQLLKEFFRDLPQPLLTRDLYVPFLYTQRTLERQKQLDMLRQLIRLLPSQNRDTLWALLRFLNRVAESSADRKTPQGELVSGNKMDAHNLATMLGPNILRYTSKSVKDKFIVENSERAEERSEVILVVRQLIENYDKLFEVSAEDMDSLYRRLLVERPEELDVLLRRRYYSAPGAHEDDSADQVFDDPNQDEDDDDDDDLQAVVLRAPVHRSRDRTPVHQDKGLPYILVTPEARSRTREVVSSDTKENDVSVSFTMKLPSASDVKTYLEENVDAADAERQAAKRSSKKATGDSQKKAKGTSRKLVSTKEKEEKSFKLNKSKSASSILNFFGASSDSRRDSSGSTDNSTRPSAASVQPEHQGRRNSRAPQSVRFQGEKWKRCDLISSEHTQKHHK, from the exons GACTGCAACGGAGCACGACGACCATGTCTTCGAGCAAGCTGTCCAACGTTCCAAGGAAACTGTGGCGGTCCCGTGCCAAGTCGCAGTCCAGGGTGTCATCCTTCAGCGCGTGCAGCTGGACGCCTGAG GGCGGTTGTAGATGGCGTGGACGCACGGGAGGACGGCTAACACTGCGGCCCACGACGCTCTTGGCACTCTCTGGTGTCGAGGCGTCGGGACTTCGACCTCTGGCCTTGGGGAAGTTGCAGAGCTTGGGCATCGGTTGCAAGGTGGACATACCGAAAG AGGACTCCACGGAAGTGACCAAGACCCGAAGAAGACCAGCGCTGCTAAGAAGGAAGGCCATCACCACGAGTTTCTTCGAAAGTCGTAAAGAAAGTG ACATTCCATCAGCTCAAGTGTTCGGCGTTCCTCTTCCGCAAGTCATTCAGAGCGACCGACTACGGTTCCCAGCCGATTCCGCCGCGTCAGACTTCGCCGACCTCGGTCTCGTTCGTGGTGATGACCCCACTACAGAGACATTGTCCCGTCGTTCTGACAACGCCAGCGAGAGCTCCCTGTCCTCCCTTGTGGACTTTTCCCTCGAAGACGACGTTTTGGCAACCCATAGGCTCAGCCATGCATCGTCTGCCTTTGGCAGCTCCAGCGCTCTG GATTCGATGGACCGGCAGCGGGAGTCGAGTTCGGACGATGACGGCCTCACGGTACAAGGGCCTCAAGTTCCTCGGGTTGTGCGAAGCTGCTTGAGGTACCTCCAAGACTTTG GTCTTACGACAGTAGGCATCTTTCGAGTGAGCAGCTCCAAGCGAAGAGTTCGGCAG CTACGGGAGGAGTTTGACAGCGGCAGAGAAGTGCACCTGGAACAGGAGCGTCCTCAGGCGCATGACGTGGCGCAGCTTCTCAAGGAGTTCTTCCGTGACCTTCCTCAGCCACTTCTCACCAGGGACCTCTACGTGCCGTTCCTCTATACCCAGA GAACTCTTGAACGCCAAAAACAGTTGGACATGTTGAGACAGCTGATCAGGCTCCTCCCTAGCCAGAACAGAGATACGTTGTGGGCTCTGCTTCGCTTTTTAAATCGGGTCGCCGAGAGTTCCGCGGACAGGAAGACGCCACAGGGAGAATTG GTGTCCGGAAACAAGATGGATGCTCATAACTTGGCGACCATGTTGGGTCCCAACATTCTGCGCTACACCAGCAAGAGCGTCAAGGATAAATTTATCGTGGAAAACTCGGAGAGGGCTGAAGAACGGTCGGAAGTCATTCTCGTGGTTCGACAACTCATTGAAAACTACGACAAGCTGTTCGAG GTGTCAGCTGAAGACATGGACAGCTTGTACAGAAGGCTACTTGTTGAGAGACCCGAAGAACTTGATGTGCTTCTCAGGCGACGGTATTACAGCGCTCCGGG TGCTCACGAAGATGACTCGGCAGACCAAGTCTTCGATGACCCGAACCAGGACGAggacgatgatgacgacgacgacctcCAGGCCGTTGTCTTGCGAGCTCCCGTACACCGGAGCCGAGACAGGACCCCCGTGCACCAGGACAAAGGCCTTCCTTACATTCTGGTCACCCCAGAAGCCCGCTCTAGAACGCGTGAAGTCGTCAGTTCGGACACAAAGGAGAACGACGTCAGCGTATCGTTCACCATGAAGCTGCCGTCCGCGTCAGACGTCAAGACATACCTGGAAGAGAACGTGGACGCCGCGGACGCGGAGCGTCAGGCCGCCAAGAGGTCGTCAAAGAAGGCAACGGGGGACTCGCAAAAGAAGGCCAAGGGCACTTCTCGAAAACTAGTGAGCACAAAAGAGAAAGAGGAGAAGTCGTTTAAATTAAACAAGAGCAAATCGGCGTCTTCCATCCTAAACTTCTTTGGCGCGTCTTCCGACTCTAGGCGAGACTCCAGCGGCAGTACCGACAACTCGACTAGGCCTAGCGCCGCGTCGGTGCAGCCGGAACATCAAGGCAGAAGGAATAGTCGGGCGCCACAGTCGGTGAGGTTTCAAGGGGAGAAGTGGAAGAGGTGTGACTTGATCTCGTCGGAACATACGCAGAAGCATCATAAATGA
- the LOC135394897 gene encoding rho GTPase-activating protein 6-like isoform X2, translating to MGVTDAERSGKGLQRSTTTMSSSKLSNVPRKLWRSRAKSQSRVSSFSACSWTPEGGCRWRGRTGGRLTLRPTTLLALSGVEASGLRPLALGKLQSLGIGCKVDIPKEDSTEVTKTRRRPALLRRKAITTSFFESRKENIPSAQVFGVPLPQVIQSDRLRFPADSAASDFADLGLVRGDDPTTETLSRRSDNASESSLSSLVDFSLEDDVLATHRLSHASSAFGSSSALDSMDRQRESSSDDDGLTVQGPQVPRVVRSCLRYLQDFGLTTVGIFRVSSSKRRVRQLREEFDSGREVHLEQERPQAHDVAQLLKEFFRDLPQPLLTRDLYVPFLYTQRTLERQKQLDMLRQLIRLLPSQNRDTLWALLRFLNRVAESSADRKTPQGELVSGNKMDAHNLATMLGPNILRYTSKSVKDKFIVENSERAEERSEVILVVRQLIENYDKLFEVSAEDMDSLYRRLLVERPEELDVLLRRRYYSAPGAHEDDSADQVFDDPNQDEDDDDDDDLQAVVLRAPVHRSRDRTPVHQDKGLPYILVTPEARSRTREVVSSDTKENDVSVSFTMKLPSASDVKTYLEENVDAADAERQAAKRSSKKATGDSQKKAKGTSRKLVSTKEKEEKSFKLNKSKSASSILNFFGASSDSRRDSSGSTDNSTRPSAASVQPEHQGRRNSRAPQSVRFQGEKWKRCDLISSEHTQKHHK from the exons GACTGCAACGGAGCACGACGACCATGTCTTCGAGCAAGCTGTCCAACGTTCCAAGGAAACTGTGGCGGTCCCGTGCCAAGTCGCAGTCCAGGGTGTCATCCTTCAGCGCGTGCAGCTGGACGCCTGAG GGCGGTTGTAGATGGCGTGGACGCACGGGAGGACGGCTAACACTGCGGCCCACGACGCTCTTGGCACTCTCTGGTGTCGAGGCGTCGGGACTTCGACCTCTGGCCTTGGGGAAGTTGCAGAGCTTGGGCATCGGTTGCAAGGTGGACATACCGAAAG AGGACTCCACGGAAGTGACCAAGACCCGAAGAAGACCAGCGCTGCTAAGAAGGAAGGCCATCACCACGAGTTTCTTCGAAAGTCGTAAAGAAA ACATTCCATCAGCTCAAGTGTTCGGCGTTCCTCTTCCGCAAGTCATTCAGAGCGACCGACTACGGTTCCCAGCCGATTCCGCCGCGTCAGACTTCGCCGACCTCGGTCTCGTTCGTGGTGATGACCCCACTACAGAGACATTGTCCCGTCGTTCTGACAACGCCAGCGAGAGCTCCCTGTCCTCCCTTGTGGACTTTTCCCTCGAAGACGACGTTTTGGCAACCCATAGGCTCAGCCATGCATCGTCTGCCTTTGGCAGCTCCAGCGCTCTG GATTCGATGGACCGGCAGCGGGAGTCGAGTTCGGACGATGACGGCCTCACGGTACAAGGGCCTCAAGTTCCTCGGGTTGTGCGAAGCTGCTTGAGGTACCTCCAAGACTTTG GTCTTACGACAGTAGGCATCTTTCGAGTGAGCAGCTCCAAGCGAAGAGTTCGGCAG CTACGGGAGGAGTTTGACAGCGGCAGAGAAGTGCACCTGGAACAGGAGCGTCCTCAGGCGCATGACGTGGCGCAGCTTCTCAAGGAGTTCTTCCGTGACCTTCCTCAGCCACTTCTCACCAGGGACCTCTACGTGCCGTTCCTCTATACCCAGA GAACTCTTGAACGCCAAAAACAGTTGGACATGTTGAGACAGCTGATCAGGCTCCTCCCTAGCCAGAACAGAGATACGTTGTGGGCTCTGCTTCGCTTTTTAAATCGGGTCGCCGAGAGTTCCGCGGACAGGAAGACGCCACAGGGAGAATTG GTGTCCGGAAACAAGATGGATGCTCATAACTTGGCGACCATGTTGGGTCCCAACATTCTGCGCTACACCAGCAAGAGCGTCAAGGATAAATTTATCGTGGAAAACTCGGAGAGGGCTGAAGAACGGTCGGAAGTCATTCTCGTGGTTCGACAACTCATTGAAAACTACGACAAGCTGTTCGAG GTGTCAGCTGAAGACATGGACAGCTTGTACAGAAGGCTACTTGTTGAGAGACCCGAAGAACTTGATGTGCTTCTCAGGCGACGGTATTACAGCGCTCCGGG TGCTCACGAAGATGACTCGGCAGACCAAGTCTTCGATGACCCGAACCAGGACGAggacgatgatgacgacgacgacctcCAGGCCGTTGTCTTGCGAGCTCCCGTACACCGGAGCCGAGACAGGACCCCCGTGCACCAGGACAAAGGCCTTCCTTACATTCTGGTCACCCCAGAAGCCCGCTCTAGAACGCGTGAAGTCGTCAGTTCGGACACAAAGGAGAACGACGTCAGCGTATCGTTCACCATGAAGCTGCCGTCCGCGTCAGACGTCAAGACATACCTGGAAGAGAACGTGGACGCCGCGGACGCGGAGCGTCAGGCCGCCAAGAGGTCGTCAAAGAAGGCAACGGGGGACTCGCAAAAGAAGGCCAAGGGCACTTCTCGAAAACTAGTGAGCACAAAAGAGAAAGAGGAGAAGTCGTTTAAATTAAACAAGAGCAAATCGGCGTCTTCCATCCTAAACTTCTTTGGCGCGTCTTCCGACTCTAGGCGAGACTCCAGCGGCAGTACCGACAACTCGACTAGGCCTAGCGCCGCGTCGGTGCAGCCGGAACATCAAGGCAGAAGGAATAGTCGGGCGCCACAGTCGGTGAGGTTTCAAGGGGAGAAGTGGAAGAGGTGTGACTTGATCTCGTCGGAACATACGCAGAAGCATCATAAATGA